The Pseudanabaena sp. BC1403 genome has a window encoding:
- a CDS encoding 2-hydroxyacid dehydrogenase, with the protein MKIAFFNTKSYDRQSFNVANDQHQHEIVFFECHLSHETVSLAIGFPSISIFINDYLDAKMLEKLAQGGTKLIALRSAGFNHVDLAAASHLGITIVRVPAYSPYAVAEHAIALILSLNRKVHRAYNRVREGNFSIEGLLGFDLHGATVGVIGTGRIGAIFAQIMHGFGCKLIGYDAYQNPVCLEMGMEYVPMPELFAQSDIISLHCPLTPDTHYLINAEAIAQMKTGMMLINTSRGALIDTQAAIDGLKSGAIGYLGIDVYEQEADLFFEDLSNEVIQDDTFQRLLTFPNVIVTGHQAFFTSQALANIAETTLTNITEFERVGNCVNEVKIENAISSK; encoded by the coding sequence ATGAAAATTGCCTTTTTCAATACTAAGTCCTACGATCGTCAATCGTTTAATGTTGCTAACGATCAACATCAGCACGAAATAGTTTTTTTTGAATGTCATCTTAGCCATGAGACTGTTTCCCTTGCCATAGGGTTTCCTTCCATATCCATTTTCATTAATGACTATCTTGATGCAAAAATGTTGGAGAAGTTGGCTCAAGGCGGCACAAAATTAATTGCTCTAAGATCGGCTGGATTTAACCATGTGGACTTAGCTGCTGCATCTCATTTGGGAATAACGATTGTGCGTGTTCCAGCTTATTCCCCTTATGCAGTTGCCGAACATGCGATCGCCCTAATTTTATCGCTCAATCGTAAAGTTCATCGTGCCTATAACCGCGTTAGAGAAGGTAACTTCTCTATTGAGGGATTACTTGGTTTTGATTTGCATGGGGCAACTGTGGGTGTGATTGGCACTGGTCGAATTGGTGCAATTTTTGCCCAAATTATGCACGGATTTGGTTGTAAATTAATCGGCTATGATGCTTATCAAAATCCTGTTTGTTTAGAAATGGGAATGGAATACGTGCCAATGCCCGAACTCTTCGCTCAGTCAGATATTATTTCACTCCATTGTCCACTTACGCCCGATACGCATTATTTGATTAATGCTGAAGCGATCGCCCAAATGAAAACTGGGATGATGTTAATTAATACAAGTCGCGGTGCATTAATTGATACTCAGGCGGCAATCGATGGTCTAAAATCAGGCGCGATCGGATATCTCGGTATCGATGTGTATGAGCAGGAAGCGGATTTGTTTTTTGAAGACTTGTCCAATGAAGTTATTCAAGATGATACATTTCAGCGATTACTAACGTTCCCAAATGTAATTGTTACAGGGCATCAGGCTTTCTTTACTAGCCAAGCTCTAGCAAATATCGCCGAAACTACTCTTACCAATATTACTGAATTTGAACGGGTTGGAAATTGTGTAAATGAGGTGAAGATCGAAAATGCGATCTCCTCGAAATAA
- a CDS encoding thioredoxin domain-containing protein, protein MKIKYLASLAAIALLSTGVFIACATPEASKDNAATTTTATKPDPCAAKKADPCAAKKADPCAAKKADPCAAKKADPCAAKKADPCAAKSASGASIGGPLAQKLQGKPVVVDVYASWCPACKNIAPTVSELKKEYDGKVEFVVLDVSDKATTATAEATAKELGLSQFLAENKTQTGSLTIVDPATGKILAQHRNNADKMAYTKVLDAALTK, encoded by the coding sequence ATGAAAATTAAGTATCTTGCTTCATTAGCAGCGATCGCGCTCTTGAGTACGGGTGTATTTATTGCTTGCGCTACACCTGAAGCATCCAAAGACAATGCTGCCACAACCACTACTGCAACTAAACCCGATCCTTGTGCTGCGAAGAAAGCTGATCCTTGCGCTGCGAAGAAAGCCGATCCTTGCGCTGCAAAGAAAGCTGATCCTTGTGCTGCGAAGAAAGCTGATCCTTGCGCTGCGAAGAAAGCTGATCCTTGCGCTGCTAAATCTGCCTCTGGCGCTTCTATTGGCGGTCCTCTTGCTCAAAAGTTGCAGGGCAAGCCCGTTGTGGTTGATGTCTATGCAAGTTGGTGTCCTGCTTGCAAAAATATTGCCCCAACTGTTTCTGAACTGAAGAAAGAATACGATGGCAAAGTCGAATTTGTGGTACTAGATGTATCGGATAAAGCCACCACGGCGACGGCGGAAGCTACTGCTAAAGAGCTAGGACTAAGCCAGTTTTTGGCAGAGAACAAAACTCAAACTGGTTCGCTCACAATTGTTGATCCTGCTACGGGGAAGATTTTGGCTCAACATCGCAACAATGCCGACAAAATGGCTTACACCAAAGTTTTGGATGCCGCGCTGACAAAGTAA
- a CDS encoding DEAD/DEAH box helicase, translating into MLDSLAGSTKLYESLTAIYNKLSALEKQMIQIFAIAYEPINRSVYFDCLLQIGLKDKDNKHFTAISLKGYVDRFLKLNLLTQDRSQGTQCNTYLVDIALRDAVRSGNFEKIVSAIELQLPVPSYGRTDSRTFRSESQFIREVRIGIYRQDIKFVTKQFEDFYRYGYSQQKITLDAILYQASCNPFDSEWFQTLSIEFYEIALATILTNGMLKLKSTDAALTILRQEFQAKGDRCTDPLILVLMEQSLLRADLQTAQEAYDRLSSDYKNAGDALLAWLHFLKGDREMAIAQFRQSLKMIKKATGKRQVYFSGEPGLFFILALIQEGTAESMREAEGYTAIMAKQTNHWLQVTYSRLQKVLKFQLGDIPQKDLLSSEYIHNHTESHCLEAFFSALCLYWVNPEKSRIELPRILEPLLKQSVNAEYHWISMETAELLGELAANSIHQKHAQKLRQGNQISSIVNLIRPQETWELSLNALLNLSKSPQEQTKSANTSPQRLVWFITFNKGLCTIQPREQKINAKGVWSAGRNIAVKRLKESVHEFPYMTPQDIIVCSHVQVYSYHGYYGQSQYEFDEDTICALIGHPLVFWEDSPTTRVDIAKGEPELLVKAGKGDRLILEFSPQLKDGQNFVVTKESPTRLKVTQVNESHRRITEIIGRKNRLEIPVAAKDKVLAAIHGISSIVTVHSDIGGGVSDAEEVPSDSKPHVHILPAGNGLKVAILARPFANAGAYYRPGAGGATVLAEIDGKRLQATRNLKEEKKLANEAIAACLTLESFEEHESEWTIDDPEFCLELLLELQALGDRIVLEWPEGEKMKISHRAGFGDFRMSINQSRDWFSAEGELRLGDDKVLDMQHLLELLDKTPSRFIPLGDGQFIALTQQFRNRLDEFRRLSEKHGKGTRFHPLAALALEDFVDEIDDLKSDKHWKAHVKRIKEMRNFEPQLPSTLLADLRDYQIDGFAWLARLAHWGVGACLADDMGLGKTLQSLALILTRAPQGPTMIVAPTSVCMNWIGEAAKFAPTLNVIVFGTGDRQKVLDNLQPFDMVICSYGLLQQEEVGEMLAKVEWQTVVLDEAQAIKNTATKRSQAAMNLQSGFKLITTGTPIENHLGELWNLFRFINPGLLGSLDNFNTNYANPIERSQDREARNQLKKLIQPFILRRTKNQVLQELPSRTEVTLQVELTKEELAFYEALRREAVAKLTSTEANAGQKHLQVLAEIMKLRRACCNTKLVRPDIPLPSSKLQLFGEVVSELLDNKHKALVFSQFVDHLHIIRDYLDSQKISYQYLDGSTPAKDRKKRVEAFQAGEGDVFLISLKAGGTGLNLTAADYVIHMDPWWNPAVEDQASDRAHRIGQKRPVTIYRLVAKGTIEEKIVDLHTHKRDLADSLLEGTDMSGKVTTDALLQLINEI; encoded by the coding sequence ATGCTTGATTCTCTAGCTGGTTCTACCAAACTCTATGAAAGCCTGACCGCAATTTATAACAAATTGTCAGCACTAGAGAAGCAGATGATCCAGATATTTGCGATCGCCTATGAGCCAATCAATCGCAGTGTATATTTTGATTGTTTACTTCAGATTGGACTTAAAGACAAGGACAATAAGCATTTTACTGCCATAAGTTTAAAGGGATATGTTGATCGCTTTTTAAAATTAAATTTGCTCACTCAAGACCGCTCTCAAGGTACACAATGCAATACCTATTTAGTGGATATTGCGTTGCGTGATGCTGTTCGATCAGGAAATTTCGAGAAGATTGTTAGTGCGATCGAATTGCAACTCCCTGTACCATCTTATGGAAGAACCGACTCACGCACTTTCAGGAGTGAGTCGCAGTTTATTCGTGAAGTGAGGATTGGGATTTATCGCCAAGATATAAAGTTTGTTACCAAGCAGTTTGAAGACTTCTATCGCTATGGCTATTCCCAGCAAAAAATCACCTTAGATGCAATTTTGTATCAAGCCAGTTGTAATCCCTTTGACTCTGAGTGGTTTCAGACCTTAAGTATAGAGTTTTATGAAATCGCTTTAGCCACAATTTTGACCAATGGAATGCTGAAACTGAAGTCTACGGATGCGGCTTTGACGATCCTGCGGCAGGAGTTTCAAGCGAAAGGCGATCGCTGTACAGATCCGCTAATACTGGTTTTGATGGAGCAGAGTTTATTGCGGGCTGATTTGCAGACCGCCCAAGAAGCATATGATCGCCTATCTAGTGACTACAAAAATGCTGGAGATGCCTTATTAGCTTGGCTGCATTTCTTGAAAGGCGATCGCGAGATGGCGATCGCGCAATTTCGGCAATCACTGAAGATGATCAAAAAAGCCACAGGCAAACGTCAAGTTTACTTTAGTGGTGAACCAGGGCTATTTTTTATATTGGCGCTGATTCAGGAAGGTACTGCTGAGAGTATGCGCGAAGCCGAAGGCTATACGGCGATTATGGCAAAGCAGACAAATCACTGGTTGCAGGTTACCTATAGTCGATTACAAAAAGTCTTGAAATTCCAATTGGGAGATATTCCACAAAAAGACTTGCTAAGTAGTGAATATATTCACAATCATACCGAAAGTCATTGTCTTGAAGCATTTTTTAGTGCACTCTGTCTCTATTGGGTAAATCCTGAAAAATCCAGAATTGAATTACCCAGAATTCTGGAACCATTGCTTAAACAGTCCGTTAATGCTGAATATCATTGGATATCAATGGAAACAGCAGAGCTATTGGGAGAACTAGCAGCCAATTCTATTCATCAAAAACATGCTCAAAAATTAAGACAAGGTAATCAAATCTCCTCAATTGTCAATTTGATTCGTCCTCAAGAGACTTGGGAACTGAGCCTAAATGCTTTATTGAATCTCAGCAAGTCGCCACAGGAACAAACAAAATCAGCCAATACTTCACCGCAGCGTTTGGTATGGTTTATTACCTTTAATAAGGGCTTATGTACGATCCAGCCGAGAGAACAGAAAATCAATGCTAAAGGCGTATGGAGTGCAGGGCGGAATATCGCAGTAAAGCGTTTGAAGGAGTCTGTACACGAGTTTCCCTACATGACTCCGCAAGATATTATCGTCTGCTCCCATGTGCAGGTCTATTCCTATCACGGATATTATGGACAGAGCCAATATGAATTTGACGAAGATACGATCTGCGCCTTGATTGGGCATCCCTTAGTGTTTTGGGAAGATTCACCAACTACTCGTGTCGATATTGCCAAGGGTGAACCAGAGTTATTAGTCAAGGCAGGAAAAGGCGATCGCCTAATTTTAGAATTTTCGCCACAATTAAAGGATGGGCAAAATTTTGTCGTCACCAAGGAAAGCCCCACGCGCCTAAAAGTGACACAGGTGAATGAATCCCATCGCCGCATCACCGAAATTATTGGCAGAAAAAACCGCCTCGAAATTCCTGTAGCCGCGAAGGATAAAGTACTTGCAGCGATTCATGGGATCTCTTCGATTGTGACTGTGCATTCGGATATTGGCGGCGGTGTAAGTGACGCTGAGGAAGTGCCATCGGATAGCAAGCCCCATGTCCATATTTTGCCAGCGGGGAATGGATTGAAGGTGGCTATATTAGCGCGTCCCTTTGCTAATGCAGGGGCATACTATCGTCCAGGGGCAGGTGGCGCAACAGTACTAGCTGAAATCGATGGGAAGCGCTTGCAAGCAACTCGCAATTTAAAAGAAGAGAAAAAGCTTGCAAATGAAGCGATCGCAGCTTGTCTGACATTAGAAAGTTTTGAAGAGCATGAGAGCGAATGGACGATTGATGATCCTGAGTTTTGTTTGGAATTATTACTGGAACTGCAAGCATTAGGCGATCGCATTGTCTTGGAATGGCCAGAAGGCGAGAAGATGAAAATTAGTCATCGGGCTGGCTTTGGTGATTTTAGGATGTCGATTAATCAAAGCCGTGATTGGTTCTCGGCTGAAGGCGAATTACGCTTGGGCGATGACAAAGTGCTAGATATGCAGCATCTATTGGAACTACTCGATAAAACTCCTAGCCGTTTTATTCCTCTTGGCGATGGTCAATTTATTGCTTTAACTCAGCAGTTTCGCAATCGACTCGATGAGTTCCGTCGTCTATCCGAGAAACATGGCAAAGGCACAAGATTCCATCCTCTCGCCGCCTTAGCTCTTGAAGATTTTGTGGATGAAATCGATGATCTTAAATCCGATAAGCACTGGAAAGCTCATGTCAAAAGAATCAAAGAAATGCGGAACTTTGAACCGCAGTTACCATCGACATTGCTTGCCGATTTACGGGATTACCAAATCGATGGATTTGCATGGTTAGCTAGGCTGGCGCATTGGGGTGTTGGTGCTTGCTTAGCCGATGATATGGGCTTAGGTAAAACCTTGCAATCTCTTGCCTTGATCCTCACTCGCGCTCCGCAAGGTCCAACGATGATTGTCGCGCCAACTTCTGTTTGTATGAACTGGATCGGTGAAGCCGCCAAATTTGCGCCAACATTGAATGTGATTGTGTTTGGTACAGGCGATCGCCAAAAGGTGTTAGACAATCTCCAACCCTTTGACATGGTGATCTGTAGCTATGGCTTGCTCCAACAGGAAGAAGTTGGGGAAATGCTCGCTAAAGTCGAATGGCAAACAGTTGTACTTGATGAGGCGCAAGCAATTAAAAACACAGCCACAAAGCGATCGCAAGCAGCAATGAATCTCCAAAGCGGTTTCAAACTAATCACCACTGGCACGCCAATCGAGAACCATCTCGGCGAACTGTGGAATCTATTTCGGTTTATTAACCCAGGACTACTAGGTTCCCTTGATAATTTCAATACGAACTATGCCAATCCGATCGAGCGATCGCAGGACAGAGAAGCCCGTAATCAACTCAAAAAGTTAATTCAGCCTTTCATTCTCCGTCGAACCAAAAACCAAGTACTGCAAGAGCTACCATCGCGCACGGAAGTCACGCTGCAAGTGGAACTAACTAAAGAGGAACTCGCCTTTTATGAAGCACTGCGTCGTGAGGCAGTCGCGAAGTTAACTAGTACCGAGGCAAATGCAGGACAAAAGCATCTTCAAGTTCTCGCGGAAATCATGAAATTGCGTCGCGCCTGTTGCAATACCAAGCTGGTCAGACCCGATATTCCTTTACCGAGTTCTAAGCTTCAGCTTTTTGGTGAAGTGGTTAGCGAGCTTCTGGACAATAAGCATAAGGCTTTAGTATTCAGCCAATTTGTCGATCATCTACATATCATCCGTGATTATCTCGATTCTCAAAAGATCAGCTATCAATATCTCGATGGTAGTACTCCCGCCAAAGATCGCAAAAAGCGCGTAGAAGCTTTCCAAGCAGGTGAAGGTGATGTCTTCCTCATTAGCCTCAAAGCTGGTGGCACAGGGCTGAATCTCACTGCTGCGGATTATGTGATTCATATGGATCCTTGGTGGAATCCTGCGGTGGAAGATCAAGCTAGCGATCGCGCCCATCGCATCGGTCAAAAGCGCCCTGTCACGATTTATCGCCTTGTCGCTAAGGGAACGATCGAGGAGAAGATTGTCGATCTACATACTCATAAGCGAGATCTGGCGGATAGCTTGCTGGAGGGTACAGATATGAGCGGTAAGGTGACGACTGATGCGTTGCTGCAATTGATTAATGAGATTTAG
- a CDS encoding response regulator transcription factor, whose translation MNNRILLVEDDPKLSKFIESELSLEGYEVTVAFNGLDGLTIARDDQPDLVILDWMLPEISGLDVCTRLRKTGVQVPIIMLTAKDEISDRVTGLNSGADDYLTKPFSIEELLARVKARMRRMYPEISDNLQFEDITLNRLSHEVYRAGQKIVLTAKEFDLLEFMLRHPQQVLSRDQILEAVWGYDFMGESNIIEVYIRALRIKLEDNNSKRILHTVRGVGYVLRNNA comes from the coding sequence ATGAATAATCGCATTCTTCTAGTTGAAGACGATCCCAAATTATCTAAGTTTATCGAATCAGAACTTAGTTTAGAAGGCTATGAAGTTACTGTGGCATTCAATGGTTTAGATGGATTAACTATAGCCCGTGACGATCAGCCTGATCTAGTGATTTTGGATTGGATGCTGCCCGAAATATCAGGACTAGATGTTTGTACAAGGTTACGCAAAACGGGAGTGCAAGTACCAATTATTATGCTGACCGCAAAAGATGAAATAAGCGATCGGGTGACGGGGTTGAACTCAGGAGCTGATGATTATCTCACCAAGCCTTTTAGTATTGAGGAGTTACTAGCCAGAGTTAAAGCCAGAATGCGGCGGATGTATCCCGAAATTTCTGACAACTTACAATTTGAAGATATCACTTTAAATCGCCTATCCCATGAGGTGTATCGGGCTGGACAGAAAATAGTTCTTACGGCAAAAGAGTTTGATCTATTGGAATTTATGTTGCGACATCCCCAACAAGTACTATCCCGTGACCAAATTCTCGAAGCTGTATGGGGTTATGACTTTATGGGTGAGTCTAATATCATCGAAGTCTACATACGGGCGCTGCGAATTAAATTAGAAGACAATAACTCTAAACGCATACTGCACACTGTACGTGGAGTTGGTTATGTATTACGAAATAATGCCTAA
- a CDS encoding cytochrome c biogenesis protein CcdA, translated as MQTTTGKKTSSKIPKKWFVFGGLALLGFALALLIIDPVSKGLEYAISVVENRYQEWFAQQDTANPMVLMPLAFIGGLIASISPCILAMLPINLSYIGTRNITSRKDALIKAGMFVLGNVIILSLFGLVSSFAGFVIVEYRGHINVVVGAIILIMGFGLLGLIRIPLPQINVGGSNLGPFGVGLTYALVSSPCASPVLFAVLAASAASGSQVLSVLTMVSYALGYTIVIFLSSLLTGFAKQAKLLLKYSEGITRFGSIALILAGIYYLFIGIKWFIGG; from the coding sequence ATGCAAACTACTACAGGCAAGAAAACCAGTTCTAAAATCCCTAAAAAATGGTTTGTTTTTGGAGGATTAGCACTTCTAGGTTTTGCACTCGCTCTATTAATTATTGACCCAGTATCTAAAGGACTGGAATATGCCATATCTGTTGTGGAAAATCGCTATCAGGAATGGTTCGCGCAACAAGACACAGCTAATCCAATGGTACTAATGCCTCTCGCATTTATTGGTGGCTTGATTGCCAGCATTTCCCCCTGCATTCTTGCCATGCTGCCCATAAATTTGAGCTATATCGGCACTCGCAATATTACCTCTCGTAAAGATGCCTTGATCAAAGCAGGAATGTTTGTACTTGGCAATGTGATTATTCTTAGCCTATTTGGATTAGTTTCTTCCTTCGCAGGATTTGTAATCGTGGAATATCGCGGCCACATTAATGTGGTTGTTGGAGCGATTATTTTAATCATGGGATTCGGTTTATTGGGCTTGATTAGGATTCCTTTACCTCAAATTAATGTTGGCGGATCTAATCTTGGTCCTTTTGGGGTTGGTTTAACCTATGCTTTGGTTAGTTCTCCCTGTGCTAGCCCTGTACTGTTTGCAGTGCTTGCAGCTTCGGCGGCAAGTGGTTCGCAAGTTCTATCGGTGCTGACTATGGTAAGTTATGCGTTGGGCTACACGATTGTGATCTTCTTATCTAGTCTGCTGACTGGCTTCGCTAAACAAGCCAAACTGCTGCTGAAATACTCAGAAGGAATTACCAGATTCGGCAGTATTGCGCTGATTTTGGCAGGAATTTACTATCTATTTATAGGTATAAAGTGGTTTATTGGCGGTTAA
- a CDS encoding HAMP domain-containing sensor histidine kinase: MSMHKSIRTAISNLLGKRVSTTSLQFRLTVELIALSVISLMGVSAWAGWSMEQTVVNGHKQMLEYIAMRFPDLVEMYMETGGINAGIERTSSKVSTSDLSVLVKSADGRILAKSANNHDLSADLTNIGYNEVPTTPKVVQIGDRYAVMCGSALIVDGNIVGKVYLSQDITNEQRQLNNGIYGLAIVSTIATGVLILAIALRIRKALVPLQQMSQMASVISIDDLGGAKLQLAKAPDEILGLAQAFNEMLHRLSGSWEQQHQFVGNVSHELRTPLTVICGYLQSLLRRGDNLSVYQKQALETASAETERTIQMLQDLLDLARADSGNLQFRQDPVFLNTLAAEVAGMSEKVSDRSVKLLSTDQDIVALADQDRLQQVLINLVDNAIKYSTDPVEIQLATKDEQAIIHVCDRGIGISLAHQHRIFERFYRSDDPSTRSRDGTGLGLAIAKSLVEGMDGRITVLSKPNEGSIFTITLPIWNPQR, encoded by the coding sequence ATGTCAATGCATAAATCAATCAGAACAGCGATTTCTAATCTACTTGGTAAGCGAGTTTCTACCACCTCACTTCAGTTTCGTTTGACCGTAGAACTGATTGCACTGTCCGTCATTAGCTTAATGGGGGTATCTGCTTGGGCAGGTTGGAGCATGGAACAGACTGTAGTTAATGGTCATAAGCAAATGCTGGAGTACATTGCGATGCGTTTCCCCGATCTAGTGGAAATGTATATGGAAACGGGCGGAATTAACGCAGGAATAGAACGCACATCTAGCAAGGTCTCGACTTCAGATTTATCGGTTTTGGTTAAGAGTGCTGATGGACGAATTCTTGCTAAATCTGCGAATAATCATGACCTATCGGCAGACTTGACAAATATTGGTTATAACGAAGTACCAACTACACCAAAGGTAGTCCAAATAGGCGATCGCTATGCAGTCATGTGTGGTAGCGCTCTTATCGTAGATGGAAATATAGTTGGAAAAGTCTATCTCTCGCAAGATATCACCAATGAACAACGTCAACTAAATAATGGCATTTATGGATTAGCGATCGTCAGCACCATAGCAACTGGGGTTTTGATCTTAGCGATCGCTCTGCGAATTCGCAAAGCCCTTGTCCCTTTACAGCAAATGAGTCAAATGGCAAGTGTAATTTCTATTGACGACTTAGGTGGGGCGAAACTGCAACTAGCTAAGGCTCCTGATGAGATTTTGGGATTAGCACAGGCATTTAATGAAATGCTGCATCGGCTGTCAGGTTCTTGGGAGCAGCAGCATCAATTTGTCGGCAATGTATCCCATGAATTACGAACTCCCTTAACCGTTATCTGTGGTTATTTGCAGAGCTTATTACGGAGAGGTGACAATCTCAGCGTTTATCAAAAACAAGCCCTCGAAACCGCCAGCGCTGAGACTGAGCGTACAATCCAAATGCTCCAAGATTTGTTAGACCTCGCAAGGGCGGACAGTGGTAATTTACAGTTTCGTCAAGATCCCGTCTTTCTAAATACTTTAGCTGCGGAAGTTGCAGGCATGAGTGAGAAAGTCAGCGATCGCTCGGTAAAATTATTATCAACCGATCAAGATATAGTTGCTCTGGCTGACCAAGATCGGCTGCAACAAGTGTTAATTAACTTAGTTGATAATGCGATTAAATATTCTACTGATCCTGTGGAAATTCAATTAGCAACTAAAGATGAGCAAGCGATAATTCATGTTTGCGATCGCGGTATTGGTATTTCTCTAGCCCATCAACATCGTATCTTTGAGCGTTTTTATCGCAGTGATGATCCTTCCACACGCTCCAGAGATGGCACGGGACTGGGACTAGCGATCGCAAAAAGCCTAGTAGAAGGAATGGATGGAAGAATAACTGTGCTCTCCAAACCCAATGAAGGTAGTATTTTTACAATTACTTTACCGATATGGAATCCACAACGATGA
- a CDS encoding cupin, whose amino-acid sequence MSILETNQDWLVNDESQCLPLKTEKNDLQEDSFTPPYRLYRFLTDIEDIIWQEKDDRLRLQKICPLVRRLLNSSEWILTSFLLPDRETGWSVQMLYDEPDFALTVQTVAWSPQRTSSIHNHATWGIVALIDGAEKNTFWQRSPTPDFPDRIVKTGEHILMTGDILCLMPNAIHQIEVIGDEPTISLNIYGITDYSKRFEFDVERRTARVF is encoded by the coding sequence ATGTCAATTCTAGAGACAAATCAAGACTGGTTAGTTAATGATGAGAGCCAATGTCTTCCCCTTAAAACTGAGAAAAATGATTTGCAAGAAGATTCATTTACACCGCCCTATCGACTCTATCGATTCCTCACAGATATTGAAGATATCATCTGGCAAGAAAAAGATGACCGTTTGCGATTACAAAAAATTTGTCCATTAGTTCGTCGATTATTAAATAGTTCAGAATGGATATTAACTAGTTTTTTGCTTCCCGATCGCGAAACAGGTTGGTCAGTCCAAATGCTCTATGATGAGCCAGATTTTGCGCTAACGGTGCAGACCGTCGCTTGGTCGCCGCAGCGTACTTCGTCAATTCATAATCATGCAACTTGGGGAATTGTGGCGTTGATTGATGGTGCAGAGAAAAATACCTTTTGGCAGCGATCGCCTACTCCAGACTTTCCAGATCGCATTGTCAAAACAGGCGAACATATACTTATGACAGGTGATATTCTCTGTTTAATGCCCAATGCAATTCACCAAATTGAAGTGATTGGTGATGAACCCACAATTAGTTTGAATATCTACGGTATAACTGACTATAGTAAACGTTTTGAGTTTGATGTAGAGCGGCGCACCGCTAGAGTTTTTTAA
- a CDS encoding diguanylate cyclase domain-containing protein, which produces METENNQLVTNEQLFLAKVDRLEQEIESLRSQNISLKELLNTKISQGEQLTQANHRLQTEILDRQQTETALRLLLDRLSSEKSDLEIILDTTTSHSDTIEALLYDRALSLAREVTIDGLTQIANRRAFDQRLDKEWQRLAREHLPLSLLICDVDFFKRYNDRYGHPMGDDCLRAVAKTIESCIRRPADLVARYGGEEFAVILPNTLREGATFIAEEICIAIAALHIPHEASFVKDCVSVSVGISTTMPEKNIHPRSLIESADKGLYLAKNQGRDRAVYSSN; this is translated from the coding sequence ATGGAAACTGAAAACAACCAACTAGTTACTAATGAACAACTTTTCTTGGCTAAAGTTGACCGTTTGGAGCAAGAAATCGAATCATTGCGATCGCAGAATATAAGCTTAAAAGAGCTTTTAAATACAAAAATTTCTCAAGGAGAACAGCTAACGCAAGCTAATCATCGTCTGCAAACTGAAATTCTTGATCGCCAACAGACAGAAACAGCTTTGAGATTACTTTTAGATAGACTCTCAAGTGAAAAAAGTGATCTAGAAATCATTCTTGACACCACTACATCTCATAGTGACACGATCGAAGCCTTGCTTTATGATCGAGCTCTGTCACTTGCCCGTGAAGTAACTATCGATGGATTGACCCAAATTGCTAATCGTCGAGCCTTTGATCAGAGATTAGACAAAGAATGGCAACGCTTAGCTAGAGAACATTTGCCACTTTCTTTGTTGATCTGTGACGTAGATTTTTTTAAGCGCTATAACGATCGCTATGGACATCCTATGGGCGATGATTGTTTGCGGGCGGTAGCAAAGACGATCGAGTCTTGTATACGTCGTCCTGCCGATCTGGTGGCTCGTTATGGTGGTGAGGAGTTTGCGGTGATATTGCCTAATACTCTAAGAGAAGGAGCCACTTTTATCGCTGAAGAAATTTGTATTGCCATTGCCGCTCTCCACATCCCACACGAAGCCTCTTTTGTCAAAGATTGCGTTTCTGTAAGTGTTGGCATATCCACAACTATGCCTGAGAAGAACATACATCCAAGAAGTCTCATTGAATCTGCTGATAAGGGCTTATATCTAGCCAAAAATCAAGGTCGTGATCGGGCTGTATATAGCAGTAACTAA
- a CDS encoding thioredoxin family protein has protein sequence MKARLLTSLAAISLLSFGTAIALVMPESLQQSLSEAIAGEAAYAQSASVGGPLAKKLHGKPVVVDIYASWCPACQNIAPTLSQLKRDYAGKVHFVVLDVSDRSSTARSEAIAKELGLSAFFAANKTQTGSLTIVDPSTGKVLSQHRNNANKATYTKVLDAALSKK, from the coding sequence ATGAAAGCTAGGCTCTTAACCTCACTTGCTGCGATTTCCTTACTAAGCTTTGGCACGGCGATCGCACTAGTAATGCCAGAATCTCTTCAACAATCTCTATCCGAGGCGATCGCAGGTGAAGCTGCTTATGCCCAATCTGCTTCAGTCGGTGGACCTCTTGCCAAGAAATTGCATGGTAAGCCAGTGGTTGTTGATATTTATGCGAGTTGGTGTCCTGCTTGCCAAAATATTGCCCCCACCCTTTCTCAACTGAAAAGAGACTACGCTGGCAAAGTTCACTTTGTGGTGCTAGATGTATCTGATCGATCTTCTACTGCCAGATCTGAGGCGATCGCCAAAGAGTTAGGACTCAGCGCTTTCTTTGCTGCCAATAAGACTCAAACAGGTTCGTTAACTATCGTCGATCCATCCACAGGCAAAGTCTTGTCGCAACACCGCAATAATGCCAATAAAGCTACCTATACAAAGGTCTTAGATGCAGCTTTATCTAAAAAATAA